In Candidatus Neomarinimicrobiota bacterium, the genomic window CTGGATCCATTAAATCCCAGCACCTGCAGCGGTGGTTATGGACCTAATTCTGAACTCTCCATGGCAGGCTATATTCAACCCCCTGAAATCCAAGCCTACACCATACCGCATGGCTCACTTTTTTCAACGACTTTCAGTGATACGACCCAGGGGCGAACACGCGAAGTGAAGATTTACACACCTCCAGGCTATGACCAGGGCACTCATAGTTATCGTAGCATTTACTTCCATGATGGAAACGAACAGATTGCTCTGGGATTTACAGAGAATGTTTTGGATTTTTTAATCTCACAAGAACTCATTCCACCGGTAATCGCCATTTTTGTTGACCCCATCAATAGAATGGAAGAATACTCATATGATTATAACTTCATGGATATGTTTGTGAATGAGCTGGTCCCCTGGATTGACGATCAATATCGAACCATGCCTGAAGCTGAGCATCGAGCTGTGGCTGGTGTGAGTTTGGGTGGTTTAGCCTCACTTCTGTTCACGCTCCAACACCCCGATGTGTTTGGGAACTGCGGCGCTTACTCTCCAGCAATCTGGTTTGGTGATCTCATTGATCAATATGAGGCTTCAGAAGTACTTCCAATTAAAATCTATATGGATGCTGGAACTTATGAACCTTCCATTTATAATAGCTCCATGTCCCTTAAAGGGGTTTTAGAGGCCGAGCAATGGAATTTGCAGTGGAGATCATGGCACGAAGGTCATTCATGGGGTGCCTGGCGCGCTCATCTTGATGATGCACTTACCTATTTTTGGCCAATGGCCACCAGTGGTATTGATGATAACTATTAACCACGTGTATGTGAGTCCCGAGGAGTGTTAGAGTGATAGATTATTTTCGATCACATCTTAGTCAAAACTTTAAGCATAGCCTGACTTTGCTGCTCCAATTCCTGGTCAGCATGCTTCTTCTTGGATCCACTATGGGAGCTGAGAAAACCACACTACATCTATGGCACCCGATGCCAGCTCCAAGTCGCGCAGTTCTCAATGATCTGGTTGCCGAATACGAAAGCCTGCATCCTGACATCAGCGTCCATATGCTCTACAAGGAAAATGAAGAGGTCCGCATGGCCTACATGTCTGCCACCGGTTTTACCGAGGGTGGACCAGACCTTTTATATGGTCCCAGTGATTTTACCGGCGCTCTTGTGGAAATGAATATTGTCAAACCCCTGGAGAATTTTTTCTCAGAAGATGAATTAGCCGCCTTTGATCCCAAAGGTCTCACCTGGTATCAGGGTCATCTCTATCAGATTGGTGATGAACTGGGTAACCATCTCGCATTGGTCTATAACAAGCGCCTCTTTGCTGAAGTTGGTCTGGATCGGCCTCCTGAAACCATGCAGGAGCTCATTGAATTTGGTAAAAAACTCACCATAGATAAAGATGGGGATGGCGTGATTGACCAATACGGACTGGTCTGGAACTTCACCGAGCCCTTCTTTTTTATGCCCTTTTATGCTTCCTATGGTGGCTGGGTTATGGATGAAGATCAAAATCCTACATTGAATAATGAAGCAGCTGTGAAGGCCTTCAAATTTGTCAGGGATATGAGAGATGTTCACGGTATCATTCCCAAAGAATGCGATTATGATGTCGCTGATTCAAAATTTAATACCGGTGCGGCTGGTATGCTCATCAATGGAGCCTGGTCCTGGGCCAAATATATGGATTCACCTCATGTTGATTTTGGTCTGGCCGTCCTGCCAGTGAACGATGAAACTGGATTATTTCCAGCACCTATGGTTGCCACCAAGGGATATTACATGAATCCCTATTTAAGTGGTGAACGGGAAAAACAAGTTGTGGAACTCATGAAGTTCCTAACTGGAGCAGACGCCCAATTTCAATATGCCAGTAGACTGGCCACCATTCCCACCCGCTGGGAAGTTCGGGAACGTCCTCAGATTGCTGAAGATCCTGTGATCATGACCTCCATCGAACAGGTAAGTCGGGGTAGAGCCATGCCAATATCCCCCCAGATGAGAGCGATCTGGGATGCCATGCGTCCGGCGTATCAAAATGTGCTGGGTGGTAGCATGACCCCTGAAGAAGGTGCAGCCTATCAACAGGAGATGGCTGAACAAAAGGTAGCCGAACTATTTGAAGGTCAGGATATTGATAGGGACGCTGTGAATATCAGTGCCATACTGGTTTATCTCGGTGGTCTCATTTTGGTTCTTTGGGCACTGTATAAATTGTTTGTGGCCTTCATTCTTCCTCTCGTCCGGGGTATTCCAGGTGTTCAGGTTCAAGAATCCCGTTTTGGTGTTCTCATGGTCGCTCCAGCAGCCCTTTTCATTTTTGGCGTGGTTGTTTATCCCTTTTTCTACAATCTGGTGATTTCCTTTTCAAATATGGGCTTGACCACTGTCAATGACTGGCAAATTATTGGTCTCTCCCAATACGGAAAAGTCCTGACTGACTCTCAGTTCTACCACTTCTTTTTAAGGACGGTTATCTGGACCGTGGTAAATGTGGTTCTGCATGTCATTTTTGGTGTCATGCTGGCCCTCTTGCTCAACCGACCCCTACCAGGGAAGGGGATCATTCGTGTTCTCCTTATTTTGCCATGGGCTGTCCCCAGTTATATCACTGCGCTTACCTGGCGGGGGATGTTTAATATCGATTATGGTGCAGTAAACATCATTCTAAACAAATTTTTTGGGATTGAACCCATTTCCTGGCTCATCGATCCAACCAATGCCTTTATTGCCACCATCATCACCAATGTATGGCTTGGCATCCCGTTTATGATGATCATCGCTCTGGGGGGCCTGCAATCCATTCCCCAGGAGCTTTATGAAGCCGCTTCCATTGATGGAGCCACCTCCTGGCAGCAGTTTAAAAAAATTACGCTGCCCCTATTAAAACCGGTCATGATTCCTGCCATTACCCTGGGTATTGTCTGGACTTTTAATAATATCAATGTGGTCTGGCTGGTGTCCAATGGGGGACAACCGGGAGATCAGACGCATATCCTGGTGAGCTTTGTATATCGGGCTGCCTTCAACTTGTACCGATATGGCTACGCAGCAGCATTCAGCTTTATGATATTCCTCATGCTGGCCCTGTTCTCTGTGAAATTCATGCAGAAGAACAAAGCTACTGAAACGGCTTATTGAGTTAGAAGTTAGAAGTTAGGAGTTAGGAGTTAGGAGTTTGAAAGAAGAAAGAAGGAGTGCTTTACAGCGAACTTGACGAATGAAGCGAACTAAAAACATACAGATCCAATTCGAAAGTTTCGTTTATTTCGTTGTGAAAAATGGTACAAAAAATATGGTTAATGGACTAAGTAGAGAAGAGATATGAAAAAAACATCAGCACTTCAGTACTTCATGATCTACGGCGCTTTGTTTCTCGCTGTTGCCTGGTCTATTTATCCCATCCTCAGAGTCATCACGATCTCCATTCGTCCTGGTGATAATCTGCTGACTGAAAGTTTGTCCATCATCCCTGATGATTGGACGTTTGATAATTACATCAAACTTTTTACAGATCACCCCTTTGGCACCTGGATATGGAACTCCATTCTGGTAACAGCCACAGTCATGCTCACCGGTGTAACGTTGGCTTCCACAGCCGGGTATGCTTTATCCCGCTTTCGTTTTCCTGGTCGTGAAGCAAGCTTGTTCAGCCTGCTGGTTACACAGATGTTTCCAGCCACTATGCTGCTGCTGCCCCTGTTTATCATGCTTTCAAGTCTTCATTTGATAAACACTTATCTTGGTTTGATCGTTATTTATTCTTCCACTGCATTGCCATTTTGCGTCTGGTCAATGAAGGGGTATTACGATACGATTCCTTATTCGCTGGAAGAAGCAGCTCGCATTGACGGTGCCAGTAGATTTATGGCATTTTATAAAATTATACTACCCCTGGCGTCACCGGCTCTGGTAATTACTGCTCTGTTCTCATTTATGTCTGCCTGGACAGAATACATCGTAGCAGCACAGGTTCTCTGGTATAAAGAAATGTTTACGCTGCCCATTGGTCTTAAATCCTTTCAGGCAAACATGAACACAGAATGGGGTCTCTATGCGGCAGGAGCCATGATTGTTTCCATACCGGCTATTGCGCTGTTCCTCTTTCTTACAAAATATTTAATTGGCGGTCTCACGTTGGGATCAGTCAAAGGCTAGTTACAGACATCAATAGGGAAATTCCATGAAAAACTTTTGTCTCATTCTTCTTCTTGTCGCTGTTACCCTGCTCATGTCAGGATGTGAAACCATACATACTGATGCACAATTGCTGGATGCTCCCTGGACCTTGAAATATGATTCTAGTCGAGTCGGTCTCCGAGCCGGCTGGTTTGATAACGACCATGATCGATCAACCTGGGAAGAAACGACGGTTCCAGGAGTATGGGCTGATGACGACTACGACGGATTTGCGTGGTACTCGACAGAAATCCAGGCTAAAAACATCCCTGCTGGTTACAACCTTGCCCTGGTCTTTGATTCCATAGATGACAATGCCGTCGTATGGCTGGACGGAAGATTATTCGGAAAACAAATGGGATATAATATCAAATTCTTTTTCGATATTGGGGATAAATTAGCGGATGGTAAGGTTCACCACCTGGTACTTCGTATAGAGGATACTGGTGGTCCTGGAGGCATCCCTGGAGCTGTATATCTGAAACCCTATATAGATGAGGTAGACTTATTGAGAAATGAAGCAAGTAAAGTTAAGGCTCCGGCCTCGCCAGAATGGGTGAAAGATGCAGCAATTTACGAAGTGTTTGTTCGCCAACATTCCCAGGAGGGAACCTTCCAGGGATTGATCAAAGATCTGGATCGTATTAAAGCATTGGGGATTGATCTGATATGGCTCATGCCTGTTCATCCAATCGGACTGGAAAACAGAAAGGGCTCAGTAGGAAGTCCCTACTCTGTTAAAGACTATTATGCAGTCAGCCCGGATTTGGGAACCCTGGAGGATTTCAAACAACTTGTTCAAGAAATTCATTTGAGGGAGATGCATGTCATTCTGGACTTCGTAATGAACCATACAGCCTGGGACAATGAATTGATGGATCAACACCCCGATTGGTATTCACAGGATGATAATGGGGTAACGATCCCACCAAATACGGACTGGCACGATGTTGCTGACCTTAACTATGACAATCCTGCATTGCGAAGCTATCAGCTTGATATGCTTCAATGGTGGATCAAAGAGACTGACATTGATGGGTTTCGATTTGATGTGGCTGAATTGGTTCCTAACGACTTCTGGGTTGATGCAAAAGCTGCCTGTCAAGAAGTCAAAAAAGATGTCTTTTTTCTGGCTGAGGGGGCCAAACCAGAATTACATCTCAATGGTCATGATATGACCTACTCCTGGAACATGTGGGAGGGGGTTATTCAATTGGCCCAGGGCACTGCTGATCCGTCAGAACTCAAAAGATCCTATGAGATGGAAAAGCTTCAATATCCACAGGGTGCTTTGCGGATGCGATTTAGTGAGAATCATGATAAAACCAGATCAGCGACGCTTATTCCAGATAGAGAACTCAATCTGACTGCATGGGCATTTATAGCCTTAATGGATGGTAATCCACTAATCTATGCCGGTCAAGAAATTGGTACGAAGGGTAATTATTTACCTGCTC contains:
- a CDS encoding extracellular solute-binding protein, with translation MIDYFRSHLSQNFKHSLTLLLQFLVSMLLLGSTMGAEKTTLHLWHPMPAPSRAVLNDLVAEYESLHPDISVHMLYKENEEVRMAYMSATGFTEGGPDLLYGPSDFTGALVEMNIVKPLENFFSEDELAAFDPKGLTWYQGHLYQIGDELGNHLALVYNKRLFAEVGLDRPPETMQELIEFGKKLTIDKDGDGVIDQYGLVWNFTEPFFFMPFYASYGGWVMDEDQNPTLNNEAAVKAFKFVRDMRDVHGIIPKECDYDVADSKFNTGAAGMLINGAWSWAKYMDSPHVDFGLAVLPVNDETGLFPAPMVATKGYYMNPYLSGEREKQVVELMKFLTGADAQFQYASRLATIPTRWEVRERPQIAEDPVIMTSIEQVSRGRAMPISPQMRAIWDAMRPAYQNVLGGSMTPEEGAAYQQEMAEQKVAELFEGQDIDRDAVNISAILVYLGGLILVLWALYKLFVAFILPLVRGIPGVQVQESRFGVLMVAPAALFIFGVVVYPFFYNLVISFSNMGLTTVNDWQIIGLSQYGKVLTDSQFYHFFLRTVIWTVVNVVLHVIFGVMLALLLNRPLPGKGIIRVLLILPWAVPSYITALTWRGMFNIDYGAVNIILNKFFGIEPISWLIDPTNAFIATIITNVWLGIPFMMIIALGGLQSIPQELYEAASIDGATSWQQFKKITLPLLKPVMIPAITLGIVWTFNNINVVWLVSNGGQPGDQTHILVSFVYRAAFNLYRYGYAAAFSFMIFLMLALFSVKFMQKNKATETAY
- a CDS encoding sugar ABC transporter permease produces the protein MKKTSALQYFMIYGALFLAVAWSIYPILRVITISIRPGDNLLTESLSIIPDDWTFDNYIKLFTDHPFGTWIWNSILVTATVMLTGVTLASTAGYALSRFRFPGREASLFSLLVTQMFPATMLLLPLFIMLSSLHLINTYLGLIVIYSSTALPFCVWSMKGYYDTIPYSLEEAARIDGASRFMAFYKIILPLASPALVITALFSFMSAWTEYIVAAQVLWYKEMFTLPIGLKSFQANMNTEWGLYAAGAMIVSIPAIALFLFLTKYLIGGLTLGSVKG